The following proteins are co-located in the Heliorestis convoluta genome:
- a CDS encoding LysM peptidoglycan-binding domain-containing protein → MLIYMVQQGDSLGKIAARYGITAYQIIEQNQLKNPDLLYVGQRLQIPSRRPAAVPPQHQPPRPQPAEAPPPAPQPLTSTPLAPTLSSKKDCCK, encoded by the coding sequence TTGCTTATCTATATGGTTCAACAAGGCGACAGTCTCGGGAAAATCGCAGCTCGTTATGGTATCACTGCATACCAAATCATAGAGCAGAACCAGTTAAAAAATCCAGATCTACTCTATGTAGGCCAACGCCTTCAAATTCCCTCGCGCCGTCCTGCCGCTGTTCCTCCACAGCATCAACCGCCAAGGCCACAGCCAGCTGAGGCACCACCACCAGCACCACAGCCCCTTACATCGACACCTTTAGCACCAACGCTGTCATCAAAAAAAGATTGTTGTAAATAA
- the asd gene encoding archaetidylserine decarboxylase (Phosphatidylserine decarboxylase is synthesized as a single chain precursor. Generation of the pyruvoyl active site from a Ser is coupled to cleavage of a Gly-Ser bond between the larger (beta) and smaller (alpha chains). It is an integral membrane protein.), which produces MRHLWLTLFNILPNKWLSRQAGHWASASWSRSFIPLFIRRFNVDLEEAEKPWQDYNSLADFFARKLKPGLRPVCDDETMIVSPVDGVISQIGRIKEGKLIQAKGIDYSLEQLLGDPQKVRQFMGGHFVTIYLSPRDYHRIHCPYTGEVQGYAYWPGKLYPVNQKGVQNVPGLFARNERLITYMNTAIGAMAVIKVGAVIVGGIKVGYAPITSNQGAKAQAVEMTESPTLQKGDELGYFQFGSTVILLFEPHRVEWLQSLCSGTSVRMGEKIAKIRS; this is translated from the coding sequence TTGCGTCACCTATGGCTGACTTTATTCAATATACTACCGAATAAATGGCTTTCCCGGCAGGCTGGCCACTGGGCTTCTGCTTCATGGAGCCGCTCTTTTATACCTTTGTTTATTCGCCGATTTAATGTCGATTTAGAAGAAGCGGAAAAACCTTGGCAAGACTATAATTCTTTGGCTGATTTTTTTGCAAGAAAGCTAAAACCGGGATTGCGACCTGTCTGTGATGATGAGACGATGATTGTCAGTCCTGTTGATGGCGTTATTTCTCAAATCGGTAGAATCAAAGAAGGAAAGCTTATTCAGGCCAAAGGCATCGATTACTCCTTAGAGCAATTGTTAGGCGATCCTCAAAAGGTTCGTCAATTTATGGGAGGCCATTTTGTTACGATTTATCTAAGTCCCCGTGATTACCATCGAATTCACTGTCCCTATACTGGAGAAGTTCAAGGCTATGCCTACTGGCCGGGAAAGCTCTATCCCGTTAACCAAAAAGGTGTGCAAAATGTCCCCGGTCTTTTTGCTAGAAATGAACGGCTGATCACCTATATGAACACAGCCATTGGTGCAATGGCTGTCATCAAAGTAGGCGCTGTTATTGTTGGTGGCATCAAGGTTGGCTATGCCCCCATTACGTCCAACCAAGGTGCGAAAGCTCAAGCAGTAGAAATGACAGAAAGCCCAACTTTACAAAAAGGTGATGAACTAGGTTACTTTCAGTTTGGATCGACCGTAATCTTACTATTTGAGCCTCATCGGGTTGAATGGTTACAAAGCCTATGTTCAGGGACTTCCGTCAGAATGGGAGAAAAAATTGCAAAAATTAGGTCATAA
- a CDS encoding 2-oxoacid:acceptor oxidoreductase subunit alpha, with protein MTVTNINAKLMQGNQACAEGAIYAGINFYAGYPITPSTEIAEVLSERLPQVGGKFIQMEDEIASMAAVIGASLTGAKTMTATSGPGFSLKQENLGYGMVAETPCVVVNVQRLGPSTGGPTAPAQGDMMQARWGTHGDHPVIALCPSSVQECFNLTVKAFNLAEAYRTPVLLMMDEVIGHMRERVVIPEPGDLEVVDRTKPEPGTQDYLPYQPVDSTLVPPMASFGDGYRYHVTGLLHDETGFPSNNADVMGALVERLHQKIERGLEKIIMVEEVNTEDADVVIVAYGAVARSAQKAMKLAREQGQKVGMLRLITVWPFPEEAVIKVAEKAKALIVPEMNRGQIKEVVQAAVAGKAEVHGIGNSNGDIVTPWQMLDKIGEVL; from the coding sequence ATGACAGTAACAAATATAAATGCAAAGCTCATGCAAGGGAACCAAGCCTGTGCAGAAGGCGCTATTTACGCTGGTATTAACTTTTATGCTGGTTATCCAATTACACCTTCTACAGAAATTGCCGAAGTTCTATCAGAGCGATTGCCCCAAGTAGGCGGTAAATTTATTCAGATGGAAGACGAGATTGCCAGTATGGCAGCTGTTATCGGCGCGTCGCTAACTGGTGCGAAGACGATGACAGCTACGTCCGGTCCTGGCTTTTCATTAAAGCAAGAAAACTTAGGCTACGGTATGGTAGCTGAGACGCCCTGTGTAGTTGTGAATGTACAACGTCTTGGCCCTTCCACAGGTGGTCCTACAGCCCCTGCTCAAGGTGATATGATGCAAGCTCGTTGGGGCACTCATGGAGATCATCCCGTAATTGCACTATGTCCTTCTTCCGTACAAGAGTGCTTTAACCTCACAGTCAAAGCCTTTAACCTAGCAGAAGCATACAGAACACCAGTTCTTCTCATGATGGATGAAGTCATCGGACATATGAGAGAGCGTGTTGTTATACCTGAACCAGGTGATTTAGAAGTGGTTGATCGCACAAAGCCAGAGCCTGGAACGCAAGATTATCTCCCTTATCAGCCTGTTGATAGCACACTGGTACCACCGATGGCTTCTTTCGGTGACGGTTACCGTTACCATGTGACGGGACTGCTCCATGATGAGACTGGCTTTCCTAGCAACAATGCCGATGTAATGGGTGCCCTCGTAGAAAGACTTCACCAGAAAATCGAAAGAGGCCTCGAAAAAATCATCATGGTTGAAGAAGTGAATACAGAAGACGCCGATGTCGTCATTGTTGCCTACGGTGCTGTTGCACGCTCTGCTCAAAAAGCGATGAAATTGGCTCGTGAGCAAGGCCAAAAAGTTGGTATGTTGCGCTTAATCACAGTTTGGCCTTTCCCTGAAGAGGCAGTCATCAAGGTAGCAGAAAAAGCCAAAGCACTTATTGTGCCTGAAATGAACAGAGGTCAGATCAAAGAAGTCGTTCAAGCGGCTGTCGCCGGAAAAGCTGAAGTCCATGGGATTGGAAATAGCAATGGTGATATTGTAACGCCCTGGCAAATGCTTGATAAGATTGGGGAGGTGCTCTAA
- a CDS encoding 2-oxoacid:acceptor oxidoreductase family protein, whose translation MGDNWEIRLGGTGGQGLITGGIILAEAAILDGKVAVQSQSYGPESRGGSSKAEVIISNEEIDYMKVKDADLLLVMSPEAAEKYKDEVKDNAIIIVDSTYVKEFSASKGKVYEVKISHLARHEAGRELVANIVALAVIVGITKVVSRDALEQAVLARIPKGTEELNKKALAVGFKAIEEVLNAA comes from the coding sequence ATGGGAGATAATTGGGAAATTCGTCTTGGTGGAACAGGCGGTCAAGGCTTGATCACAGGCGGTATTATCCTAGCGGAAGCAGCGATTCTAGATGGGAAAGTCGCTGTGCAGTCTCAAAGCTATGGACCTGAATCTCGAGGTGGCTCTTCGAAAGCGGAAGTAATTATCTCCAACGAGGAGATTGACTATATGAAAGTAAAAGATGCCGATCTTTTACTCGTAATGAGCCCTGAAGCAGCAGAAAAGTATAAAGATGAAGTCAAAGATAATGCAATTATTATCGTTGATAGCACCTATGTGAAAGAGTTTTCTGCTTCAAAAGGTAAAGTGTACGAAGTAAAGATTAGCCATCTAGCTCGTCATGAAGCAGGGAGAGAACTGGTGGCCAACATAGTGGCTCTTGCTGTAATTGTCGGCATTACTAAAGTCGTATCTCGTGATGCTTTAGAGCAAGCAGTCTTAGCTCGTATTCCAAAAGGAACAGAAGAATTGAACAAAAAAGCTTTGGCTGTTGGTTTCAAAGCGATTGAAGAAGTTCTTAATGCTGCTTAA
- a CDS encoding 2-oxoacid:ferredoxin oxidoreductase subunit beta, whose product MLPQLEKYFRTERLPHIWCPGCANGIIVKSLVEAIDKAGLDQDKTVIVSGIGCSSRAPGYLNFNTLHTVHGRAIAFATGVKVANPELNVIVVTGDGDGTSIGGNHLIHGARRNLDLTVVLFNNNIYGMTGGQYSPMSPHGAKATTSPYGNVERPFDICNLVTASGASYVARGNSYNTGQLTNLIYKGLQNKGFSFVEALSTCPVYFGRKNKMGKAPDMLKWQKDVCITKEAASRMTAEERAEKIITGVLHHEEMPEYTELYQKVIDKCQGGRA is encoded by the coding sequence ATGTTACCACAACTAGAAAAATATTTTCGCACCGAGAGGCTGCCCCATATCTGGTGTCCTGGTTGTGCCAACGGCATCATTGTCAAGTCTTTGGTGGAAGCCATTGATAAAGCTGGACTGGATCAAGATAAAACAGTTATCGTTTCAGGCATTGGTTGTTCGTCACGGGCGCCAGGTTATCTGAACTTTAACACACTCCACACAGTCCATGGTCGAGCCATTGCGTTTGCAACGGGTGTAAAGGTCGCCAATCCAGAACTGAATGTAATCGTCGTTACAGGCGATGGTGATGGAACTTCCATTGGTGGAAATCATCTTATCCATGGTGCTCGTCGTAATCTCGATCTAACTGTAGTTTTGTTTAACAACAACATTTATGGTATGACCGGTGGTCAGTACTCTCCCATGAGCCCTCATGGAGCCAAAGCAACTACGTCCCCTTACGGCAATGTGGAGCGGCCCTTTGATATCTGTAACCTCGTTACAGCGTCAGGCGCTAGTTATGTTGCCCGAGGAAATAGTTATAACACAGGCCAGCTGACGAACTTAATCTACAAAGGCTTACAAAATAAAGGTTTCTCCTTTGTTGAAGCCTTATCCACTTGCCCTGTTTATTTTGGACGGAAGAACAAGATGGGCAAAGCACCGGATATGTTAAAATGGCAGAAAGATGTTTGCATTACGAAAGAAGCAGCATCAAGAATGACAGCCGAAGAGAGAGCAGAAAAGATTATTACTGGTGTTCTGCATCATGAAGAAATGCCTGAATACACGGAGCTTTATCAGAAAGTAATTGATAAGTGCCAGGGAGGTCGAGCATAA
- a CDS encoding 4Fe-4S binding protein — protein MNAVTEQSEPVYVKLAWCKGCGICYSLCPTKVLSGNDLGKCVVTAPEKCTRCRICENHCPDYAISVMGVSKS, from the coding sequence ATGAACGCAGTAACAGAACAGTCTGAACCAGTATATGTGAAGCTCGCCTGGTGCAAAGGTTGTGGAATCTGTTATTCACTCTGTCCGACCAAGGTACTTTCCGGCAATGATTTGGGCAAGTGTGTTGTCACAGCACCCGAGAAGTGTACTCGTTGTAGAATCTGTGAAAATCACTGTCCCGATTATGCCATATCTGTGATGGGGGTATCGAAATCATGA